In one window of Brassica rapa cultivar Chiifu-401-42 chromosome A07, CAAS_Brap_v3.01, whole genome shotgun sequence DNA:
- the LOC103829619 gene encoding LOW QUALITY PROTEIN: peroxidase 72 (The sequence of the model RefSeq protein was modified relative to this genomic sequence to represent the inferred CDS: deleted 2 bases in 1 codon): MMEVWNSFYHKKPIELNPNYFCRKSSKRIPKMAVSLNILIAALSLIAFSPLCLSSKAYGSGGYLFPQFYDHSCPKAQEIVQLIVAKAFAQDPRMPASLLRLHFHDCFVKGCDASILLDNSGSIISEKRSNPNRNSARGFEVIEEIKHALEQECPETVSCADILALAARDSTVITGGPSWEVPLGRRDARGASLSGSNNDIPAPNNTFQTILTKFKRQGLNLVDLVSLSGSHTIGNSRCTSFRQRLYNQSGNGKPDLTLNQYYASVLRKQCPRSGGDQNLFFLDLVTPFKFDNHYFKNLIMYKGLLSSDEVLFTKNRESKELVELYAENQEAFFEQFARSMVKMGNISPLTGARGEIRRICRRVNHAAY; encoded by the exons ATGATGGAAGTATGGAACTCATTCTATCACAAGAAACCGATTGAGTTAAACCCCAATTACTTTTGTAGAAAATCAAGCAAAAGAATCCCCAAAATGGCTGTATCATTGAACATTCTTATCGCAGCCCTCTCCCTCATCGCCTTCTCTCCTCTTTGTTTGAGTTCCAAAGCCTATGGAAGTGGCGGCTATCTCTTCCCTCAATTCTACGACCACTCATGTCCTAAAGCTCAAGAGATTGTTCAGTTAATTGTCGCCAAAGCATTCGCACAGGATCCTCGCATGCCCGCCTCCTTGCTCAGACTCCATTTCCACGATTGTTTCGTCAAG GGATGTGATGCTTCCATACTACTGGACAACAGTGGAAGCATAATCAGCGAGAAACGATCAAACCCTAACCGAAATTCAGCTCGTGGTTTCGAGGTCATCGAAGAGATCAAACATGCATTAGAACAAGAGTGTCCTGAAACGGTTTCTTGCGCTGATATCTTGGCTCTAGCCGCTAGAGACTCAACCGTCATT ACAGGTGGACCGAGTTGGGAAGTACCTCTAGGAAGAAGAGACGCGAGAGGAGCAAGCTTGAGTGGTTCCAACAATGACATTCCTGCTCCCAACAACACTTTTCAAACTATCCTCACTAAATTCAAGCGTCAAGGCCTTAATCTTGTCGATCTTGTCTCCCTCTCTg GAAGTCACACCATTGGAAACTCAAGGTGCACAAGTTTCAGGCAGAGGTTATACAACCAGTCTGGCAACGGCAAGCCTgatctaaccctaaaccaatACTACGCCTCCGTGTTGCGTAAGCAATGTCCAAGATCCGGCGGTGACCAAAACCTCTTCTTCCTCGACTTGGTGACACCCTTCAAGTTCGACAACCACTACTTCAAGAACCTCATCATGTACAAAGGGCTATTGAGCTCTGACGAGGTTCTGTTCACAAAGAACAGAGAGTCCAAGGAGCTGGTGGAGCTCTATGCT GAGAATCAAGAGGCCTTCTTTGAGCAGTTCGCGAGGTCGATGGTGAAGATGGGGAATATCTCTCCATTGACCGGCGCGAGGGGAGAGATCCGGAGAATCTGTCGGAGGGTTAACCATGCAGCTTATTAA
- the LOC103829618 gene encoding ribosomal RNA small subunit methyltransferase, mitochondrial yields MIQKTVGSSIKSSTSCLSSFLLLFRRNSHSRIRGYESNGQVVEKKKQHDGLFLQKSKGQHLLTNTRILDSIVRSSDVRPTDTVLEIGPGTGNLTMKLLEAAHHVVAVELDKRMVEILRTRVSDHGFQHKLTIIQKDVLKTDFPEFDLVVANIPYNISSPLVAKLVYGSNTFRTATLLLQKEFSRRLLANPGDSDFNRLAVNVKLLADVKFVMNVSKREFVPPPKVDSSVVMITPKEVKPDVDVREWLAFTRTCFGKKNKTLGSMFRQKKKVVELLSLSKVGITTNASDVVEEEEGEDRVLCLDTDASMFKERVIGVLKSNGFEDKRPSKLSHGELLRLLSLFNQAGIFFHSLPMDLHDY; encoded by the exons ATGATTCAGAAAACAGTGGGCAGTAGTATCAAATCAAGTACCTCGTGCTTATCTTCCTTCTTACTACTATTTCGACGAAATTCTCACTCGCGGATTCGCGGGTACGAGAGTAACGGCCAAGTCgtagagaagaagaagcaacaCGATGGGTTGTTTCTGCAAAAGAGCAAAGGCCAACACCTTCTTACCAACACCAGAATCCTCGACTCCATCGTCCGAAGCTCAGATGTTAGGCCCACCGACACTGTCTTGGAGATCGGTCCGGGTACCGGAAACCTCACCATGAAACTTCTAGAAGCTGCCCACCACGTCGTCGCCGTGGAGCTAGATAAGCGTATGGTTGAGATTCTCCGCACAAGGGTCTCTGACCATGGTTTTCAACATAAACTTACG ATCATTCAGAAAGATGTCCTCAAGACAGACTTCCCTGAGTTTGATCTCGTGGTTGCTAATATTCCATACAACATATCATCCCCTCTGGTGGCGAAGCTTGTCTACGGCTCCAACACCTTCCGCACGGCCACGCTCTTGCTTCAGAAGGAATTCTCCCGCCGCCTCTTGGCTAACCCTGGCGATTCTGATTTCAACAGATTGGCTGTGAACGTGAAGCTTCTGGCTGATGTCAAATTCGTTATGAATGTGAGCAAAAGAGAGTTTGTCCCGCCCCCTAAAGTTGATTCGTCCGTTGTCATGATCACGCCCAAGGAGGTCAAACCTGATGTTGATGTTCGAGAATGGCTGGCTTTTACTCGCACTTGTTTCGGGAAGAAGAATAAGACGCTTGGTTCCATGTTTAGGCAGAAGAAGAAGGTCGTGGAACTGCTGAGTTTGTCCAAAGTTGGAATTACTACGAATGCAAGTGATgttgttgaagaagaagaaggggaaGACCGTGTCTTGTGTTTGGATACAGATGCAAGTATGTTCAAGGAAAGGGTGATTGGAGTTCTGAAATCGAATGGGTTTGAAGACAAACGACCATCGAAGCTTTCTCATGGTGAGTTATTGCGTTTGCTTTCTTTGTTTAACCAAGCTGGTATCTTTTTCCATTCTTTACCAATGGATCTACACGATTATTGA
- the LOC103829617 gene encoding WAT1-related protein At3g53210, with amino-acid sequence MSPIAARAKLHVAMVVFQTGYAGNHVIMRFALNLGVSKLVFPLYRTIIALSVLAPSAYFLEKKERPAMNTSLLIQFFLLGLVGITLNQGFYIFGLDNTSPTFASATENAVPAVSFLMAALLGIEKVELKRRDGIAKVVGTFVSVAGSLVITLYKGPTIYEPSLRIMDQPILNGGSEGEEENKNWTLGCLCLMGHCLCWSSWIVLQSPLLKKYPARFSFISCSCFFAVIQFFGISAYFERDVESWKILSGGEVYALLYTGLVGSAMVFAIQIYVVERGGPLFVSAYLPLQTLVAAVLATFALGEHFYLGGMIGAILIISGLYLVVMGKSWESQALIVSRQQQQRFVYSATEEDGDEDEHNKERRSCSIIQPLITS; translated from the exons TGAGATTCGCTCTAAACTTGGGAGTAAGCAAACTCGTCTTCCCACTTTACCGGACCATCATCGCTCTCTCTGTTCTTGCTCCCTCTGCTTACTTCCTTGAAAA AAAAGAAAGGCCGGCAATGAACACCAGTTTACTGATTCAGTTCTTCCTTCTTGGACTTGTCGG cATAACATTAAACCAAGGCTTTTACATATTTGGATTGGACAATACCTCACCAACATTCGCATCAGCAACTGAGAATGCTGTCCCTGCTGTTTCATTCCTCATGGCCGCCTTGCTCGG AATAGAGAAGGTAGAGTTGAAGAGGAGAGATGGTATAGCCAAAGTGGTGGGCACATTTGTATCGGTGGCAGGCTCTTTGGTCATAACGCTATATAAAGGGCCAACCATTTACGAACCGAGCTTGCGTATAATGGACCAACCCATATTAAATGGTGGATCAGAAGGAGAGGAAGAAAACAAGAACTGGACGTTGGGATGTCTGTGCTTGATGGGTCACTGCTTATGCTGGTCAAGCTGGATTGTGTTACAATCACCATTGCTTAAGAAGTACCCTGCTCGATTCTCCTTCATCTCGTGCTCATGCTTTTTCGCAGTAATCCAGTTCTTTGGCATCTCTGCTTATTTCGAGCGAGATGTGGAGAGCTGGAAGATACTATCAGGAGGGGAAGTGTACGCGTTGCTATACACt GGATTGGTGGGATCAGCGATGGTGTTTGCAATACAAATATATGTGGTGGAGAGAGGGGGACCTTTGTTTGTATCAGCCTACTTGCCACTACAAACTCTAGTAGCTGCTGTTTTAGCCACCTTTGCTCTTGGTGAACACTTCTACCTCGGAGG AATGATTGGGGCAATACTAATAATTAGTGGACTCTACTTGGTTGTGATGGGAAAGAGTTGGGAGAGTCAAGCTCTAATTGTTAGCCGCCAACAGCAACAACGCTTTGTTTATTCAGCAACagaagaagatggtgatgaAGACGAGCATAACAAAGAAAGGAGATCTTGTAGCATCATTCAACCATTAATTACATCTTAA